aagcatttagtgaggctttcctgtgtgggagggagagagccccagggccctgggctgctccagctgcccctccaggcatgttgcacaggacctgcaaagagcgtggagagtgaccaggagccacaggctcccacagccttaccccacccccttgcagtgcccaattccccaaggcagaaggggatcccagcacaccatggaaatggttctgtagcatctgtgctcccttctcgactgggatcatgacttggattagttggaaatgctggtgaatggcgctttgaagaccttgccagatgttggagacatgttttgaatgtacctttcctgacagaataatccatgtcggtgtggcaagagcttactcatgagccagttcccttaagttcctcagAAGGTTGATCaattctggaaaccttaccctgctcccttctggagccctgagggatcccacaggatcgctctcagtgggaggaaggggcatttggctgcccatcctcctcccatgtgcaatggcactgtgtccttctgtgtgctctgtgcagccacagagaagagcagagagggaaggggctgggcccagggctgtgcctgggggctgggcctttctcagctcctttgccacccccagggagcctgagctgctcctgctgccactgccaagccctggccctgcctggggctgtgtttggagctgctggcagctccagggagtcctttctgccccgactgccccgcatggggctccttccttcccagtgtggggccactgcaggcacgaggtccctctggccctgctcctgagcagaaggcagagacaagggagtgccttggagggcaccaatcacccaggtgccctcactgccacttgggcctgaaggagaatcttcagcagtgccattggagctgttctgtcctgcctttcgttgcagctgagcctgttgctaaaggtgatctggcttcccaacccacattcaggattgagtctctgggagatggtgagggtacgtcaaggcctttcccctgggagagctgccagctcagatcccaaagcTAGGCatggggggcatcgctgcaggtgccaggacagagccatgcacgtgtttGCCCACGCCCTGcacaatccactcacaacttctgcacagcactggcagctgtttggaggagggtccagcccagctgaaaaagaccagatgattttttgattacacccgattttgcataagcatgatgtcctgaacatgccattaaagaaatggagaatttttccatctgttaaggtgtactttttgtttctcaagtgatgggccaaaaggcaggacagaaggaggtgtttccccaacgaagcagaggccgattggcagcccctgctgcaggaaggaaggccaagccaaacaaaggcatgggcacgggcacaggctcagcagggctcagcccttggcagggctgtgtgacagcagctcttcatccagggcctgcccttgcatggcccagcagcagccaaagctggaggcatctctggaggccttgaggcctccggagctcgttcacagccccggggaatgTGGACTTGTGCACCAACgtctctccagctgcagctgctccggagctggccatgagtgcccagaggcccaaggcacaggagcagccccaagcgggagccctgccgcaagcccagggccagagccagccttggctcccgtctgggcaggggctgcactgggtcctgactgGGCCTGACTCTGCGCCCtgtggctgggggagctgtcacagggcagggagggccagggctggcagtggctgctcagggatgggtttggcccgtgtccctccaagcagcgactgcccaagaagctgcacagcccccgggctctcctcccggcctgctgggctttgttgggtggcacagcctgcgccaaggggcggcaaggtgcctgcaggccccatctctgggggaaacggaaaacgtcctgcccgcatccaccgtgctgccagctccccattgctcccacaggtgcagctggaaccacagcacatgtttcCGATTCCctgaagggccttggaaggggtttctgtcagggaacaggcttctggctagggttactggcaggcctgcttgttttggagcttatcttcatcttatgctctgtccaaatttggacttgctggaagagaaaagggtgagtgtttagttcacctttccctcaaacagcttcttttgaaagtctactgtacataggaaacattcccagtgaggctgcagtgtaggtgtggccagtccttgatgttccaaagaactctgctgagggttctgctgctgcccagagctttcattggcctcctaattgctgggccttgtccgggggggcccactggggctgcagccagtgctggctcccactgaggctgcctggccaagagcagccccaggggcacagggcagaggcaaagcttgGTGGGGAGGAAAAGAGCAGGGATGAGATTGCCCTTGAACGgtaggggaagggagaatgtcgcttatccgagagagccccaaagagcggctggaaggggtgccggctgatcaaggacctccgaggagcagagggagggcgTATCAGCTGATGGAGTGTcccaaggagcggctggggagagtgtgGGTGTCCGTGGGtggggaggagcggccggagcgcttgcacagTCCAGtcgtggggaggccggcggggcctgTTGGAGTAGGCTCAGCCTGGCCGGTGGGTATGGCTAAcgccgcccgcccgcaggaccacggcgcagttcctgtttgaggcagacctgcacgggctgctgaagctggacacgctgatcctgAACGCGCTgcctgcgcgatggcagcgcaaggccaaggagagcggccccgggcccagccccgtcggcgtgtcgcccaggaagccggccaatcgctcccacagctccagcaagacgccgtccaagacaccagGTGAGCACCGGCCaccagcggcagaggttgagtgcgggagcctcgcccaggctgcttgtccgtagccacggggctctgggctctctgccacgctgccctaccggctgctgctcaggcaggaggaggtgggctgtgctcctgacagccacccacctccttgccagcatgaggggtagagctctgagcactggggctggcgagctgctgttcgcccagctgagccttgctggcacagctgtatgctaggacgagtgtgggcgggaattgttgcactagacccaaggagttgctccacacagtccctaaccaacttggtggcagggaggaaaatataagttagttgtgactgggtggcatgagacctcagagtcctacttgtctggtgggtgtgatgtggaagtgtgttgggtttgctcccatgaatgctctaatacaggctgttaaatagctgtaagacaatattttcatatgtgaatgcaggtaaatctggatccaaaattcaaagcacccccacaaaggctggggggaatcgctacattcccaaccaCAGCActctgcagatggagatggcaaatttcctcctaactaaagagaatgaccctgctgaggattcccctaccaagaaggtgagcgtgttgctaagttacaattattccaacaaccgctactcctttctgcccctttacagagcagtaaactataggttctatcaagtgggcgcacaggactgacaagtcccagccatcactacttgcagctctgggcttcaggagcttaGGATGagattgaagctgtagagactgccatgcactctaagcctatgctgcttctggtagcaaaatttagcttttgactaatgaggctttaaaatgtagcaggcaacaaaaacacaaagctgtaagcctatgcaaagtgaaactgctggtggtagctattctaggacaatgtctccacagggaacacttctggaatgttttacactgtgttctgaaatctgtttatgaagcatttggtcgctttgtggctgtggcttttcccactggcaataacactgaatttgccattgtgtgaaaagtgagcaggacgatgtatgaaagtctgaggaaaaactccTTTGACCTGccctgtgtgactgacccttgcagcacagtcaaacatcttcagattctaagagaaggggacttaggtgtctgtttaaattgcagtgtgggaattgttttaaatgcattgtactgagggtgatttgtctctgtaggagcaacagaaagcctgggcagtgaatctgaatggttttgatgtagaagaggcaaagatcctccacctcagaggaaaaccccagaatgctccagaaggtatgatataggctctgtgtgagctgaatcagcaggagagatcaggtcaggggaacagcaacacaaaggctctgtgtgtggtcacaagagaaatcaactggtttctgagagctgtactcTCAGgagtacaggctggagtctcctttcttaaggttcctgaggttgagggagggcataacatttacagtgaatttatttaggagagttgctatgactgccagttggtcacctgttacagggcttgcaagggtcttcagggagaagagagagacgagaatcttgacctcatgttcagaaggcttgatttattattctatgatatatattacattgttactatactaaaagaaatagaaggaaagttctcagaagctagctaagctaagaatagaaaaagaatgaataaacaaagggctgtgtctcagcagagggtgagacccagctctgccgttaGTGGTCAGTAagtccaaacattcacccaagaccaatctcgcatccacctgctgcattccccagcagcagataaccattgtttacattttgttgctgaggccacagcttctcagaaggggggaaaatcctaaagaaaggatttttatgaaaagatgtcggtgacagtcacctgtactgcaggttccaaaccttcatgaagtctgtaagagcatcaaactctctgctgtgcattttctagcttaaactgcaactaaatagaatgggattcaaaaacccaagtgtttgttaaatttgtttccatgaatgaggaaattgtagctcacccctgttcagcagttcatactgccagtgattttagtgcactgcaggcttgtgagtgtttctcttagggctttattttcactccaagggattcctagttgggtgagcagcactcagctgggaggaaactaactcaggttaacaaacctgttcccctgcacacaggctatcagaataacatgaaagtgctctacagtcagaaaatggcacctggattcagcaggaagaatagcagatatattccctcaaagccagaacaggtcttggatgcaccagcgATCCGCAacaactactgtaagtaggctacagggttgagtgctgggcatccagaacattctgcactggattgctgttcctaggacagtgtaactgggctgtctgtattattttgtgtacccaggctagcacagaccacttctgaggtgtccctgtgtggccttacagggacagtggtctagggcactgtgtagatgccttggagcagggtacctggccccagcagctgggcatagtgacactcagaaggctgcccctcacctgtacgtgtgtgtgtgcacatgtgcacccacacctgctgcagcagcacgggtgaagggcatgctctctagccaagcatggtgtgacctgcattgctctttcaaagtgtagatctgagtctcatagactggagctcccagaacttcctggcagtggctctggacgacgctgtttatctgtggaattacggtactagggagattatccccctgctgcagacggagcatccagatgtttacatttcctctgtgtcatggattaaagatggagactaccttgctgttggcacaagtagtgctgaggttcaggtgaatgcaggagtaaaactagaggcgttttcaagggattgacagaactgtggggcctggggacaaaaccttggttggcagaggaaggatgccatgcacctgatttgtcttccctggtgtggggtggaactgcccagtgtgcaaggcagggtttggtttgggggttttctgataagcagcgttaccttctatgctatagtcatgagatacacattttctctgttcccttactgagaaagctgaatgccagagcctgtgccagaggttcctagggcatagaaacaggattgggtttcttctgaagaactttttgctttgcctttccagctattgttgcatttatgttgttgcatatcatatttctagggtctcataccttctgggtggttttctcacagcaggtcttcacagcagtgttgttgttgcttctcagccagggctcctctgcagccctccctgaatgcctcacccccttttatcccagccacctccacgggctgcagctgctgcccaatcaaggacattgcaactgcagcccatttacaataactggaatcagggcagggtcacttatacagtacagagatcttttactgcaatacatatatttcctcaggcccctataagctatgggacattgagcagcagaaacgtctccgaaccatgaccagccattgcgcccatgtgggaaccctcggctggaacagctgcatcctctccaggtaaagcagtgggtcaagggcagtttccagttgttgcaaactcctatccctcaatctatgtgtggcatgggttagggatggcagagagaagtttgtcctggcttgggattctttctcagccttatctgttcgggctgtgaggagaaggcctctttcctgtattgcaatttgtgctgaagctgtgaagagcttgtgtgggtgtttcactcacaccaacagacctgtgttgctggtaacactggttgaaacccagtggcaggtatagcagtcttgcaacaacaaaaatggatttgggtgaaaatgtgcagcctgaccctgcaagccttctcttctctctgcagtggtgcacagactgggcacatccatcaccacgatgtccgagtggctgagcatcacgtggccacccttgctggccacacacacgaggtgtgcggactcagatggtctctggatggccgctacctggccagtggtggcaatGACAGTCTGGCGAACGTCTGGCCATGCACCCAAGGTGGGGGTGGCGACTCTGCTCCTGTACagaccttcactcagcaccatggtgctgtcaaggtgagcacagagctgccgcgggtggatatgtgtgtgcaaggcaggcatgcagcactggctgggtgcaggttgcctcttgtatgttttaaaatgaactctcctctctcaggctgtggcgtggtgcccatggcagatgaatgttctagccactggaggtggcactagagacagacatatccgcatctggaacgtgtgttctggcgcctgcctcagtgctgttgatacccgttcccaggtgagagatgaacatcagcttggagataaacaccttctggcagcacacctacacagagctgctggctcctcaggcccagaggcacagggaaggaTGGGGACCATGCTCGCCTCTGAGTGGTGAGCATCAGCCCATGCACCTCGCCTCACCTGTGTTACTACCTCTTTGCAGGTGACTTCTATCCTATGGTCCACAAACTACAAGGAACTCATTTCAgcccatggctttgcacagaatcagctggttatatggaagtatccaaTATTGACCAaggctgcagagctgcaaggtaggtggatgttgttatcttgttgcatttctaaagtcccatactgtCGCAATCATATTTCTGAAAAGTCTGGTACCTTCTCGGTGAtacttcttgggggcagttcttcacagctctgACTTCTTCTCCTGCTTGTTGCTCCTTCTTCGTCAGGGCTCCTTGTCAGCTCAGcttgactggccaagcccagccccttttatcccagttatcttcactagctacagatgcagcccaattaaggacattgcagctgcagcccatcaaaaacaaccaggacttatcagggcaaggcctatgtacagatattcaatatacaatacagatattttactaagaCTCCTACTATGTTCCCCCTTTTTGTTTACTTACAGATACTAAGACTCCTACTAtaggtggacagggcctgggtggggggctgttagaggttgaggacagctgcactccttggtttgagcctgcagcatcactgatacaggacagtatccagggccatgctgctaggagtaaagcatgcccacggggctgtggaagagataccattgatccaagtgtatggttggggtctgaaatcatgctgccacagccactggggagacagctatgcaagctggcagggctcatgggagcatacaggagtaaatgtgcatgtgctgatcagctcagccctgattgcacattccttctcctcctaaggtcatactgatagaatcttgaacCTGACCATGAGTCCTGATGGTACAtcagtggcctcagcagctgctgatgaaacagTGCAGGTCTGGTGCTGTTTTGAGATGGATCCcataaagaagaaggagaaagagaaggcaaaCAGTGCCAAAAGCGGTATTCTTCACCAGAGCATCCGCTGAGAACACgggattgttgtggggaggggAATATTTGGTTTTACACACTgtacagtattttaaatgttaatgaactgcttaacttgactttttcttaatggagtctgATGGAAGAAGAAGCCATGCCTCTTAAACCCAAGTCcttctccctgaggctggggatctgggcaaggagtggagacctaggtcttaagggccagtttagaggcccctgagcttagcacagcctagcagaaggatgctgtgcaagggctgtacttctgtttctgtcccagctaagatagatatgccacctgccccatctagatgctgactacaagcacagcagctccaccacaggctcaactgaaagcacagcatggctgtggcctcagtttgtgttgtcctggcctgtctcacaagcccagggacaccttcctatggctctgcaggcagatctcagtttgtcttgttagctACAGGCAGCCACCACTGCCTGCCTGtggtgctggagtagaatagctgttggaaaaaaaaggagggagagaaatatagagcaacagctgtaatcaccccaaaggctggaaaggggctggctctggcatgaagcctgatgcaaaacaaaaggttagcttacactgccacagccagcctggatgtcatgcaagagccacgcaaagcaccaccaaccctgtgctcagccttcagtcacgtattcttccaacaactctgatctcccttcccctcctgctgacaggaggccctggtgcctcactgaggcttcatgcaggggagcaagcaccagggctcagatgCCAtctattggagcttgactcccctacacttggaaaaatgtcttttttccaggctgaactgtgctggagcaagttgcaggaaatatatttgagcccttacctgaccaacaaccagctcagccacgctgctttgcacggtggagctgcagtgtctgaggttgtggggctgcaccagacccatcaagcctgtccttcagctgcaccagcattgccaggggctgctggggacactgcacaaCTGATAAGCACCTCGGCCTGTACAAAgcagctccaccaagcctgtgcctcccatcacccctcagtgattagctgagagTGGATTACTtactgttttcacctttccctcagcacagtaccacactgtgcctagcaccagctctgcctcctgagccttacagcagctggaaccttcaaaggttccgccttgtgctctgccaaggccagtgagtgtgtaaccacacccaccagagcacccccccaaacacacataaagctgatatgggagacacagtctcaaaaaacagccactgagccagcacctttccagcagtgctgctggtgcatccccatttggccacttgggaaagatcaggaggtccaagtatggagctctccctcagacacaaatcctagggccacagctgtctctaaaggggaagcaggcaggaacccagatgcaaggctgggctcttccacagagctgtgctgttgttgtaggagccctgccccacagccctgcacttggtgctgggagttagcacagacttgccctgtagggccacagctgattaggccttccctggtccctgaCCTGGAAGGAAATCTTTATATGCCAaaaagttcctgtcattttttcagtcccatgtaagagcagctcagctttctcacagactctttctttctccttagcacatgccccacacccagatgctgtgcattacATAGCCCTTAGAGAAACCTCTGAGCATTACTagagggtaatgatactgcagggtctttgaccccatgctggtctcttacagtcctggagtgaggaggagcagaggaaggaagtgggcactgatccagcaggcccagtaaacacagccctgtaaggtgtgaattcagttcacagcatgacagcatattaattaccaagtgccatggccagcccatagaagagcacagctaacagtgttatgaataagaagcttgactaggccaatattcaagcagcaatcaatttattgtttaatatggtaaagtatgagcaatacagtgctgggtacagtgggggaagttttccctccaactacacactgataattgatggttacaggtatttataggggtacccatcagtttttttcagcagtttctatttccaatcttttactcatcagcaatttttattccaaattattacatcacaattctatacactattgtgattttaatttctcaggatgtatctcaaaggagtatccccagatggtgatggtccagtttccaaaaaaagaaagacaaaaaagacaaatcccatctggtggggtccagctccccagatgtgtgtccaccttttaattgcagagactctaaatctcgtAACATTGATGTCCaccttccctttggtcaaaaccataaatccttgaggtgatgttcatcttcctttctcaagctgtttttctctgcttcaatgaggtgtgagataagcatatttcctttatatatattccaaaactacagtttcaaggatacaagtaatattctaaaattatatttcaaaaggttattattgcagagctttctatagattaaatgcaagcaaaaagcaacatctttagcACTTTAATTCCAatactcctaaatcaactagggctaatttgcaaacaaaagataggttcaaaggcctttttccatgctttattctcctcaggtattattagaattcacagctctcccattgtcggggtccacacattttgcattcacaactacacacatcgcctgtttgtacctgacatgaaacacagctttgcatctcacaaacaagaaaatgcactccttgctcttctgacacacctctctctgttcatgatgtggggcagTGAGTGccaatgtgcaggagctgatgcaaaggacagggacgaggatgcagcaggcacagtgccaagctgacagagggatgatctctggcagtggcactgaaggagaagagtatgcaggcaggacagaaaatggctctttgtttcacctcttctttcagtgctgctaagaatatagcctggagcaagctgggaataccagagcctggagccctttccaggcagggctgcatcagacacaaaccagcaggggactgaggagcccctggggtggcagtgagcagccTCGGGCTCCgctcactgctggtggcattttctactgaaccatctccaaggacttctgctgTGCtttgtatttctaagggtttccccccctttttttttttttggttgtctcctgcaccttttttcctccaaattttcctaccctgtcagcagcagcccctgtccagaactggctctaaaatatcagcaaagcagttaggaacaacaatgggtggaatcctgcggctcaggaattcgtatgccagagccctgcctgtgccttatgctttgtcaggacctccttctctgtgcaaaaactaggcattagtggagtttttttgccaaagagctcctgagatgCAAATGTTGTGCTatgtttctcaggagtgtatctgttaagttcattgctggcaaagagaaagtaaggccagggtagcagagcagcgaggagctggtcactccctgcaaagggcttgtgtaggatgtgggaacagcacgttccaggaggggtgagcagggtcaatgtgctcaagatGCTgcaaatgaggtttgggttcagttACAGAGTAGTCAAGAGCGGTGAGCGccgaagatccagctgcagtccccatccatgtccctttcagtgctggctttagggtgtctgcagcctggatccagagcgccctggggggctcctgaggctgcctttgcactcagggtgaggatgcccaggagcccctgaggccggcagtggggagcagggctggggcttgtggcctggcaggtgtggctctgggggctgtgacctgccagggcttgggtcactgtcactgccctccacagccctggctagctctgtgatgctccagggacaatggcaagagtggggaactggctagacTAGGGTTTGcttgagccagaacctctaggccaaatgctgagcagtagagacccctggagggccgagt
This window of the Melospiza melodia melodia isolate bMelMel2 chromosome 17, bMelMel2.pri, whole genome shotgun sequence genome carries:
- the LOC134425973 gene encoding cell division cycle protein 20 homolog, whose product is MPLAEGTPGPLRGRGLAQRDTAGPGRSPLRRRRPLLSAAGGNWNPLGPPRGVGRRAAFQKPWGSCPGAALRSYTPRRMRQRWHSATECFTLPGVKLQTTAQFLFEADLHGLLKLDTLILNALPARWQRKAKESGPGPSPVGVSPRKPANRSHSSSKTPSKTPGKSGSKIQSTPTKAGGNRYIPNHSTLQMEMANFLLTKENDPAEDSPTKKEQQKAWAVNLNGFDVEEAKILHLRGKPQNAPEGYQNNMKVLYSQKMAPGFSRKNSRYIPSKPEQVLDAPAIRNNYYLSLIDWSSQNFLAVALDDAVYLWNYGTREIIPLLQTEHPDVYISSVSWIKDGDYLAVGTSSAEVQLWDIEQQKRLRTMTSHCAHVGTLGWNSCILSSGAQTGHIHHHDVRVAEHHVATLAGHTHEVCGLRWSLDGRYLASGGNDSLANVWPCTQGGGGDSAPVQTFTQHHGAVKAVAWCPWQMNVLATGGGTRDRHIRIWNVCSGACLSAVDTRSQVTSILWSTNYKELISAHGFAQNQLVIWKYPILTKAAELQGHTDRILNLTMSPDGTSVASAAADETVQVWCCFEMDPIKKKEKEKANSAKSGILHQSIR